A genomic stretch from Flavobacterium humidisoli includes:
- a CDS encoding exosortase F system-associated membrane protein gives MLNNLKENKFKIFIAIVVVIGFALIRTFERNLFYDPFLRYFEADFQSSPYPEVETLKLLWSLFLRYFLNSVLSLLLIYVLFQDRDIFKFSSFVYACFLVVLLSAFYIILHFFPDGSWLLFYVRRFIVQPILVLLFIPGFYYQLQKSKK, from the coding sequence ATGCTAAATAATTTAAAAGAGAATAAATTTAAAATCTTTATAGCAATTGTTGTGGTAATAGGTTTTGCTTTGATTAGGACATTTGAAAGAAATTTGTTTTATGATCCTTTTCTGAGATACTTTGAAGCCGATTTCCAGTCAAGTCCTTATCCAGAAGTAGAAACTTTAAAACTTTTGTGGTCGCTCTTTCTTCGTTATTTTCTAAATTCGGTTTTATCACTTTTGCTCATTTATGTCTTATTTCAAGATCGTGATATTTTTAAGTTTAGCTCATTCGTTTATGCCTGCTTTCTAGTTGTGCTATTGAGTGCATTTTATATAATACTTCATTTTTTTCCAGATGGCAGTTGGCTTCTTTTTTATGTGAGAAGATTTATAGTTCAACCAATTTTGGTATTATTGTTCATTCCTGGATTTTACTATCAGCTCCAGAAATCTAAAAAATAA
- a CDS encoding HYC_CC_PP family protein: protein MNLKKCTGLFLAFLLLVSNIGFAFDVHYCGGEIASVSLKTTAEPVVEKKCCGSKEKKNSCCKDKVVHFEKKSDNATIKFFFFQFAFPAVIQAYKPLVFLEIPNFKKKEVLSYYADANAPPLFKLYHQYIFYS from the coding sequence ATGAATTTGAAAAAGTGTACAGGTCTATTTTTGGCGTTCCTTTTATTGGTTTCCAATATTGGGTTTGCTTTTGATGTGCACTATTGTGGTGGAGAAATTGCTTCGGTTTCATTAAAGACTACCGCAGAACCTGTTGTTGAAAAGAAATGCTGTGGTTCTAAAGAGAAAAAGAACTCTTGTTGTAAAGACAAAGTTGTTCATTTCGAAAAGAAATCAGATAATGCAACAATCAAATTCTTCTTTTTTCAATTTGCTTTCCCAGCAGTTATACAAGCTTACAAGCCTCTAGTCTTTTTAGAAATTCCAAATTTTAAAAAGAAAGAAGTTCTTTCGTATTATGCTGACGCGAATGCGCCCCCCTTATTTAAATTATACCATCAGTATATTTTCTATTCCTGA